The DNA segment CGCCGGCGACGGCCTCAGAGACGTACTCGACCCTCGAGGTGACCATGAGTAAGCCACTGTTGACCGTCGAGAATCTCCGTGCGAACATCCGAACACCTGATGGCGTCCTGAAAGCTGTCGACGGTATGGACCTGACCGTCACCCGCGGCGAAACCGTCTGTCTGGTCGGCGAGAGCGGGAGCGGGAAATCGCTCACCTGCGATTCGATCACGGGTCTCGTCTCGAGTCCGAAAATCGACGTGTCGGGCTCGGTCAGATTCGACGGTGAAGCCCTGCTCGAGGCAGACGAGGCAACGTTGCGAACGATTCGCGGTAACCGAATCGCCTATCTGTTCCAGAACTCCCAGAACGCCCTCGACCCGGTGTATTCGATCGGCGACCAGATCATCGAGGCCATCACGTTTCACGACGACGACCCGGAACCAGCCCCACGAGAACAGGCTATCGACCTGCTCGAGACCGTCGGCCTCTCGAGACCCCGCGAACGCATAGACAGCTATCCACACGAACTCTCCCAGGGAATGCGCCAACGGGTCGCTCTCGCGATAGCGCTCGCGGCCGAGCCGGACCTGCTCATCGCCGACGAGCCCACCTCTGCGCTCGACGTGACGATTCAGGCCAGGATTCTCGAGTTACTCGAGGGGTTGAAACGAGAGCGCGACCTGACGGTGTTACTCGTCACCCACGACCTGCGCGTCGTCGCCAGACTCGCCGACCGCGTCGTCGTCATGTACGCCGGACAGCCGATCGAACGCGGGCCCGTCGACGCTGTCTTCGAGACGCCAGCCCACCCCTACACCCAGGCGCTCTTCGACAGTTTCACCGGGACAGCACAGGAGAGACGCGAGCAGCCTGCAGCCAACGGCTGTCGGTTCGCGTCAGAGTGTCCGCATACGGTCGACGACTGCCGGACCGAACGTCCGGCGTTCGAAGCTGTCGGACCGGACGAATCAACCGGCCACCAGGCAGCCTGCATCTATTACCGAGACGACCGGGACCGAAACAAAGTTCTCGAGCGGGCAACCGGCGCGATTACTGCCGCCGAGTCACTGACGGAGGTGTCAGACGGTGAGTGAGGAGCCGCTCCTTTCGGTCACGAACCTCGAGAAACACTATCCCATCACCGAGGGCTTACTTCGTCGCCAGACGGGGACAGTTCGCGCCGTCGATGGCGTCAGTTTCGACGTCACCCGCGGGGAAGCGGTCGGTCTCGTCGGCGAATCCGGCTGTGGGAAATCCACGACCGCACTCTCGGTGTTACGACTCGAGGACCCGACCGACGGCGACGTTCGCTTCGACGGCGAGGACGTGCTGAGCTACGACGACGAGGAACTTCGACGGTTTCGCCGACGTGCTCAGCTCGTCTTGCAGGATCCCGACTCCGCGTTCAACCCGCGCCAGACCGTCGGCGAGGCCATCGAGGAGCCGCTTCGGATTCACGGCCTTCCCGACCCCGAGCGACGGCGACACGTCGTCGAGGACACCATCGAACACGTGGGCCTCCCGGCCGACGCCGCCGACGGCTACCCCCACGAGTTCTCCGGTGGTGAGCGCCAGCGGCTGGCGCTGGCCCGCGCGCTCGTGTTGAATCCAGACCTCCTCATCGCCGACGAGCCGGTGAGCGCGCTCGACGGACGAACCAAATCGGGTGTCCTCGAGTTACTGGCCCGCGTTCAATCCCGGTTCGACGTCGCTATTGTCCTCATCAGCCACGATGTCGATCTGGTCCGCCGGTTCTGCGACCGCGTGGCCGTCATGTATCTCGGTCGCGTCGTCGAACGAGGAGCCGTCGAAGACGTCCTCACGAACCCGGCCCATCCATACACACAGTCACTCGTCGAAGCCGTTCCGAGTCTCGACCCGACCGCCGAGGCCTCGAGTCCTGCGTTACGGACCGACGAATTGCCGGACGCCACGGACCTGCCTAATGGCTGTCGGTTCCACCCTCGCTGTCCAGCGGTTATCCAGCCCGAGGGTATCGACCTCCCACGCGAGGAGTGGCTCGGCGTGACAGCCCTCCGATTCCGGCTTGCAAACGAGTGGGACGACGAAACCGACAGTAGAGAGCTACTCCAGAACGGCGCGGCACTGTCCAGAGAGACAACCGACCCATCGTTCGATACGGCACTCCGTGACGCGTTCGGTCTGCCGGCGACGCTGTCCGATTCGACCGCCGAGTCGGCGCTCGAGACAGCTATCGATGCCCTCGAATCGGGATCACTCGATGCCGCACGACGGCAGCTCGCTGACGGATTTGCCAGCCCCTGTGAAGAAATCTCGCCAGCGGAACTCCAGTTGGCAGCCGACGATGAGTCAGCTACCGATGCCACGACGCGGTTGGTCGCCTGTCACCATTACGACGACGACGTCTCGAGTAGCGGTAACGCCGCCCCCGCAACACGTTTCGCCGAGTGAGTGTGGTGAACGACAGGTGCTAGCACACCTTGTCGTAATATCGCTTTTCGACCGTCTCAACCCCTATTGGTGGCACATGCAAGCAGTGGAGGAATGCGTTCGGGTGTCGATAGAGCGGACGCTCGGTTTATCGATCGACGTGCCAACGGCGGATGACCCGGCAAGCCATTCAAGCAAATTAAACTACCTTTTCTGGATAGAGTCCCTGTAACTGTCGCTCCTTTTACCCCCGAGGTCGGAATAGCCATGGAGGCAATGGCATCACGACTGTACAAACTGAGCGTAGTCTTCGTCGTACTCGCGGTCGCTCTTTCGGGCGGCCCAGCACTTGCGGGGGCAAGTAGTACTAGCGGAGACACAACCGGAGACGTAAGCGTCACATCACTGGAAAACGTCCAGGTCGAATCACTCGAACTCGATGACGTCACACTCGAGAACGTGACGATCGAGGAGCTCAACGTCGAGCAACTCGATATCGAGGATGACGAACTCGAAGAAGAGCTCGACGAGGATGACGAAGCCGACGATACGGATACTGACGACACCGAAACTGACGACGAAAACGGCCTCGATGATGAAGCCGAAGAAGATGATGAAACCGACGCTGACGACGAGATGGAAGATGACGACGATGTCGACACCGACGAAGATGAAGTAACCATCTCGGACATCGAGATCGAATCACTCGAACTCGAGGGCGTCACGATGGACGACCTCAGTTTCGATGAAGACGAGATGGAAGATGACGACGATGTCGGTGTCGACGACGATGAAAACGGCCTCGACGAGGAAGATGAAACCGAAGAAGATGACGATGTTGGGGTCGACGACGATGAAAACGACCTCGACGAAGATGAAGCCGATGAAGACGAGATGGAAGACGATGACGAAATGCACGATGATGCCGACGTCATCGACGAAGACGCCGATGAGCTCGTCATTCATGACGTCACGATCGAGGAGATGAACGTCGAGCAGCTAACCATCGAGCAACTCGAGGTTGAAGAGGACGATGGTATCCTCGACCGCATCAGTGGCTTCTTCGAAGGTCTGTTCGATGACGACGATGATGAGGAAGACGATGTTGAAGAAGATGATGACGAGATGGAAGATGATGAAATGGAAGACGATGAAGCCGAAGAAGATGACGACGAGATGGAAGACGATGAAACCGAAGACGAAGAGATGGAAGACGATGACGAAACCGAAACCCAGGAAATCGATCAACTGACGATCGAAACGTTCGACATCGAGACACTCACCATCGAATCGATGACCATCGAGTCACTCGAGTCCGAGGAGACCGATGACGAGATGGAAGACGATGAAGCCGAAGACGACGAGATGGAAGACGATGAAGCCGAAGACGACGAGATGGAAGACGATGAAGCCGAAGACGACGAGATGGAAGACGATGAAGCCGAAGACGACGAGATGGAAGACGATGAAGCCGAAGACGACGAGATGGAAGACGATGAAGCCGAAGACGATGAGATAGAAGACGATGAAGCTGAAAACGGTGATGGGGAGACCATCGAGTACGTCTCTGCCGGCGAGGTGACGATTGAGGACTCCATCGCGGAAACGGTGACTCTTGGCGATGCCAGCGAACTCGAGGAAGAGATTGATGACGAAGATGAACTCGATGAGGACGAAAACGAGGTTGATGATGACGATGAAAACGACTTCGATGATGACGACGAAAACGACGAAAACGACGAAAACACTGAAACAGCCCTGACGTTCCTGGGCTAATTGTCACTGTCTGGAGCGGCCACCGAGCCAGCCGCAGTTATTTTCTATACCAAGTTGGCGTGGTAGACAGTAACAGACCGTTGCAGCCACGCCCCGACAAATCCCGGTCATCTGGCGGGTTAAAAGACGTTGCAACGAAACGGGCCGACTCAGTCCGCGAGAGCATGCGCAAAAGGCTCAGTGTAACGACGATGATCTGTTCCATCGGGCAGGTTCAACAGCTATCAATCGCGTCGTCTGATCGACTCGACGACGTGATCGACGTACTCGTCTCTGGAGATTTCGTCGTCGATCCAGGCCTGTGCTACGTCACTTTCGACCCGGAACGCGAACTCCTGATCCGCGGTATCCGTTCCAGACGCACGAAGTTGCGCAGCCGAAAACCCCTCATCGACGAAGACCGCGTAGCTGCCGGCGATAGTGCCGATCTCGCCACCGAAGTCTTCCGTATCGTACTCGTAGGCCGAGTGGTAGTTCAGCGAGATGGTTTCATTACGGATCGTAAGCCGCTCGATTTCGATCCCCTCTTCTTCGAGAAACTCCCGATAGATCTCGAGTAACTCGAGGTCCCGGTCGTATATTTCGAACGTGCGAGTCGCCGTCGCCTCACTCCGGGCAACGCGGTCGATCATCTCGAGTTCGACGGTGTACTCTCCCACTGCAGGGTCTCGAGCACTGAGGTCGATGGCGAAGTACAGATCCTCGAGCGTCTGCCCCGCCGGGACAGGGCCCGTTTCGGTCGATCGAATCGGGCGGTGATCGTCGCCGTCGGGCGAATAAAGAGTGATTATCACGTCCAGTTCGAACCAGTCTTCGTCCCCCCGCCGCTCGAGGGCAACATCCGCCGGCTCGATGTACAGCCAGATCGTCTCGTCGGGGTCGAAGACGAGCTCGTCTACCGGTGTGTATTCGCCGTACCCAGTCGGACGCTCCTGAGCGAATTCGAAGGTATCGACAGCGAGGTCGGTGTCCGGTCGTTTCGGTTCGTCGTCCTCGATGCGGAATCCGGTCGTCGCCCTGGCCTCACCGCCGTCCTCGCGCTGTTGGTCACGCAGGACGATATCGGCGGTGTACCGCCCGGGTTCTCCGGTCGACCCCGGCGTAAATTTGACGGTCAGATACAGTTGGTCCACCTGGTCGGGAGGAAGTTCGTACTCGAAGGGAATGCTGTCACTGAAGACAGTCGTGTCGTCGGTCGAAATCGTGAGTTCACCCGAGAGTTCGACCCGCTCTTTGCCGTCGTCCGTCGGGACCGTCGTCACTCCGACCGGTTCGAGGTAAAACCAGATCGGGTCCGAACCCGAGACGACCCTGTCGCTGATCGGTTCGTACTCGCCGTAGCCTGTCGGTTCCGTCGCCGTGACCTGAACGTTCCTGATCTCGAGCGGGCCAGTCCGCGACCCGTCCGTCTCGCCATCGTCCTCCGGAGCGGTACCATCGTCAGCATCGTCGTCACTCGTCTCACTCGGTTCGTCCTCAATTCCGACACAGCCGGCCAGGGCCGTGCCGGCAGCGAGAGACGCACCGGCGACTATCGTCTGCCGTCGCGTATAGCGTGCGTTCATACGAGATATCGGCTCGGAACGGCCAATACTCCTGAGTATATTCCCAGTTGAAAGGAACGAACACCAAGATTCATACTCGAGAGAAGAGTATTCAGGGCAACTGCCAGCTTCCAGAGTGCCCAGCACCCCTTGTAGTCGAATTTCGCCCACGGCTATTGCCGTAAACTTCCGCCTTGCATCCAGGCGAATGACCGCAGATGGAACCCGTGGTCGATACAGGCAGATGGACAGTCACTCGTATTGATAGAGAGATATCTTAGACGCTTACTCGGGTTGCTCGAGGACGTTCGCCACCGTGAGTAAAAGGTCGAACTGCGGTGGTGAATCCAGTAGTTCGACGACGCCTTTCTCCGAGTCGTACTGGATAAACTCGTACTCGCCGGCTTTCTGGAG comes from the Natronosalvus amylolyticus genome and includes:
- a CDS encoding ABC transporter ATP-binding protein; the protein is MSKPLLTVENLRANIRTPDGVLKAVDGMDLTVTRGETVCLVGESGSGKSLTCDSITGLVSSPKIDVSGSVRFDGEALLEADEATLRTIRGNRIAYLFQNSQNALDPVYSIGDQIIEAITFHDDDPEPAPREQAIDLLETVGLSRPRERIDSYPHELSQGMRQRVALAIALAAEPDLLIADEPTSALDVTIQARILELLEGLKRERDLTVLLVTHDLRVVARLADRVVVMYAGQPIERGPVDAVFETPAHPYTQALFDSFTGTAQERREQPAANGCRFASECPHTVDDCRTERPAFEAVGPDESTGHQAACIYYRDDRDRNKVLERATGAITAAESLTEVSDGE
- a CDS encoding ABC transporter ATP-binding protein — its product is MSEEPLLSVTNLEKHYPITEGLLRRQTGTVRAVDGVSFDVTRGEAVGLVGESGCGKSTTALSVLRLEDPTDGDVRFDGEDVLSYDDEELRRFRRRAQLVLQDPDSAFNPRQTVGEAIEEPLRIHGLPDPERRRHVVEDTIEHVGLPADAADGYPHEFSGGERQRLALARALVLNPDLLIADEPVSALDGRTKSGVLELLARVQSRFDVAIVLISHDVDLVRRFCDRVAVMYLGRVVERGAVEDVLTNPAHPYTQSLVEAVPSLDPTAEASSPALRTDELPDATDLPNGCRFHPRCPAVIQPEGIDLPREEWLGVTALRFRLANEWDDETDSRELLQNGAALSRETTDPSFDTALRDAFGLPATLSDSTAESALETAIDALESGSLDAARRQLADGFASPCEEISPAELQLAADDESATDATTRLVACHHYDDDVSSSGNAAPATRFAE